TAGAGCCAAAGAATGTGAACTATACAAGTTCACAATACCCTTTGATGAAATGAAAGAAAGGGCTCCGGTGTATAGAGAGGGCCTCGCCGTTTAAAAGGGAACCATAGAAACGATGGAACCCACTATTTTTTAGTATCGTGCGAAATAACTGAAGGGAGTAGAAGAGAAAATTGTGGTTGGGAAGGTTATAGTAGCAAAAGCCATTGGaactaatattttatatatgggaATAATTCGTTTTGTTATTAATGGGAAAAAGGATGGCTAAAAGAAGAGAAATCATTAGTTATTCATTAAGGTTAATTTGATTCAATGACCAGAGTTCCGCGAGGATATATAGCTCGGAGACGACGGGCAAAAATGCGTTCATTTGCCTCAAACTTTAGAGGGGCTCATTTAAGACTTAATCGAATGATTACTCAACAGGTAAGAAGAGCGTTTGTTTCCTCTCATCGAGATAGAGTCAGGCAAAAGAGGGATTTTCGGCGTTTGTGGATCAGTCGGATAAACGCAGCAACACGGATACATAAAGTATTCGATAATTATAGTAAATTAATACACAATCTTTACAAGAAAGAATTGATTCTTAATCGTAAAATCCTTGCACAAGTAGCTGTATTAAATCCAAATAATCTTTACACGATTTccaataaaataaagattatcAATTAAAGGGATAAAAAAGTAATATACAGgaataattaaaaaagaatTCCCGGAGAGGTAACTCCGGGAagatacaataaattaagatTAAGTGGTAGGAATCAACGAGCATGttgcaataaataaaaaaactattttttcttcCCCATTGTTCTTTCTTATAACAAACCCAAGAATCTAAATTAGattattttctttatatatagTCTGGCCCTTTCGAATAAAACATCAACAATCGGAACTTAAGTTCCGATTGTTGTTTCTTAAAGTCTGGTTGGAGTTTCTTAAGTTTCGATTGGAATTGAACTTTTGTGTTAATGGAGGaatatgtctattttttctGGGTCTAGGACCTGTAATTATTGAAATTGACTGGGCTTGAAATTGTTTCTCATTCTCATAGTTACGAAATGGTAAGAAAGATAAAATACGAGCCTGTTTTATAGCAAGAGTAATTAATCGTTGTTGTTTCAAGGTTAATCTATTTATTCGTCTCGATAATATTTTTCCTTGTTCACTAATAAATCGattaattaaactcatgttTCTATAATCAATTCGATCCCCCGGGCCAATCCGAGGACGCCTACGAAAAGGTTGTTTGGGTTTGCGAAAAGGTTGTTTGAATTTACGAAAAGTTTGCTTGGATTTACGAAAAGTTTGCTTGGATTTATGAAAAGTTTGTTTGGATTTATGAAAGGGTTGTTTAGATGTATACATGatttattccttattttaaaattgaaaaaaaattgatttgtttattttattaattttggatCCAGAAGAAATAGTCTCTCTTTGGTCCATATATTAGATGAATACCCTCGGGTCGAAGGTAATAATCTTGCACAATCTGTATTGGCTTGTGAATAGAATCACTGATGGCATAACATAAGTATTCTCAGGATTTTAACATCAATATTGATAATATGGCACAGGCCTGCACTTTGTGAGAGGaaaagctattttttttcaagcagCAGCATATTCGTTTCATAGACTTTTCTGTTTGGAACTTCAGAGATCAAGTATCCAAGTGTAAGAAGGAACCTTACGAATGATTAGGGCATTGATTAAGAAGGATATGACTTTACATATGAatgattttcttctaaaaatggCTGCAAAATTCATTTAAAACCAAATTACTGTAGTAAAAACAGCAAGAAGCATTGGTAGAAGCTAAGATGCCAAGctaaagaagagaaaagaacatcCAAGCTGCCAAAGAACATCATTTTAAGATCCAAATGTCAGTTTCCAAGAATGTAATAAAACCAGCAAAATGAACCAGTGAATCAATTTATCGAACAACCACCAAACATGAGACATTGATTGACATAAATTTTTATATCAGTTATTAACGCTAAGATTTGACAAGACTAACCAGGTCCATTTACCATTTTCTTCTACCAGAAAAGCTAATCCATAGACCATATTGACAGAAATTTTTATATCAGTTATTAACGCTAGATCATTAAAATTGACAAATTTTATCAGCCAGTGAAGCAACGACTCCTGACATCCAAATTGGGCCATCCTAAACACACCAATGGCAAGAAGAAAACCTACTCGTTAAGAAGATGACACAAACCATGTCAACGTTATTCACTTTCGATGGGATGAAACTGATATACATGGTTCAGAGATGAACTTAATAAAACTCTCTACAAAAGCTAATAATAGCATACACTACCAAGCTAGTAGCTTAACTACTCAATAAAACTCTATACAAAAACAACCAAACTCCATGATCAGAAAGGCATTTGCAAGTGAACCCATCACAATGAAGTCCAGGAGCACATGATCCTATCTGTTCCTGCCATGGATGTGTATGCTAACCAGGATGCAGCAGGACGACGGCGCTGCTCCCCTCCCCTGCTGTGCTCGCAAGATGGGGATCGGAGAGTAGGCGGCGATGAGGGCGGCGGTGCCGGTCGGCAGCGGCCGCGGATGAGATGGCAGCGTTGTGGTCCGGCGAGCGTCGCAGGATTTAGGCGACGGCAATCTGGGCGGCGTCGAATGGGGCGATGCGATGCGACGAGACGACGGCGCCCCTCACCTCCCCTGCTATGCTCGCGACTCGTGAGATGGGGATCGGAGCAGAGGCGGTGATGAGATGGAGAagcggaggagcgcggcgacggCTAAGGGAGGGCGGCGCGATGCGATGGAGAGGCCGAGGCGCGCGGCAACGGAGGGTCCCGGCTGGCGACGCTGTGGAGCGGCGGAGAGGGCCCTGGTGGCAGCGCGCGAGGGATCGGCGTGGGTCTGGGTATCACCGGTGGtgtggggcggtggcggcacgTGTCGTGGTTTGGGGGAGCGATGGAgggtgcgggtgcgggtgcggggTGAGTGGGCCGTTGGATTCTAGGATAGATAGATATGAACCGTTGGATTTGTAATATGTAAGAGTGTAAGAATGAGAGATGAGTAAAATGaattggtgaattatagggtagatagaTGTTCCCGTGGATTTTGCACCCATTATTTTCCTCCCCACGGATATGTCCTTGTCGTGAATACTATTTTCAAAGATTCGGTAACCATTTTTATCCCTCTTTCAAGTAAATACAAGCAAATTTATCACTTGCGTCATTTATGGAGTATTTGAGGAATGAAAATTGAACAAGGATACATGTAATCATTAGTCATCTAAACTAGTACTGGTTTTAACATTGCATATTtacttaatttaattaaaataatttaagtgtcatgcatcatttGCTTTAAAAGCAATAGACAAGTCTCATATATAGACTAAAATACATACAAGCTAAACCAGCAACCAAAAGACCTCACTTATATTGCTAGCAAGCACAAGAATATATTAGAGGTATAAAACAAAGCTCTTcttttatcatttttatttttttatatttaagaGCAATgcataaaataaatatgaatgtAGTGAAAAGGCATATATTCCCCATCAATAAACCTTCAATCCCTCCCGAAGAAAAATCAAGAGAAAATCAAagattttcgaaaaaaaaacattgaattTGCCAATGATATCTCAACAAGGTTGTCAGCTTGTTAAGCAAAACTACTACCTACAAAACAAGCATatgaaaaactaaaacaaaagtTCATCAATCCATAAGTAATTTCAAGTTATCTTTAGAGCAATCGCCATCTCAATGATTTATGCACATGGGGAGTATGCCGCcaaaatacatacatacaaataAGAAGATGTCGAGGCCTCTATGTTAGGGTTAGAAATAAGGGATTTTAGAATCCAACACTGAGACACACAATCAATATGACCATTAGGCAAAACACATGTAGATGCACAAAGAAAATCTAAACTGTTCTTACCGAGCAACTTACATTGATGCTTCACAAAACACTGGTCTGATCACTTAGACACCTGTGGTCTGATAGTCGTAGGCCACCggtatattttcttaaaaaac
The Oryza glaberrima chromosome 8, OglaRS2, whole genome shotgun sequence DNA segment above includes these coding regions:
- the LOC127782813 gene encoding 30S ribosomal protein S18, chloroplastic, which produces MYTSKQPFHKSKQTFHKSKQTFRKSKQTFRKFKQPFRKPKQPFRRRPRIGPGDRIDYRNMSLINRFISEQGKILSRRINRLTLKQQRLITLAIKQARILSFLPFRNYENEKQFQAQSISIITGPRPRKNRHIPPLTQKFNSNRNLRNSNQTLRNNNRNLSSDC